A single region of the Streptomyces sp. NBC_01262 genome encodes:
- a CDS encoding response regulator transcription factor yields the protein MSPGENGEAPARILIVDDEPAVREALKRTLAFEGYDTSLAEDGLAAIDQVASYQPDAIVLDVLMPRMDGLTTARRLRASGVTVPILMLTARDTVGDRVTGLDAGADDYLVKPFELDELLARLRALLRRSSYAAVAGGPEADDSVLAFADLRMDTTTREVTRGGQPVELTRTEYTLLEMFLAHPRQVLTREQILKAVWGFDFEPSSNSLDVYVMYLRRKTEIGALPRLVHTVRGVGYVLRSTEGKG from the coding sequence ATGAGCCCCGGCGAGAACGGCGAGGCCCCCGCTCGCATCCTGATCGTGGACGACGAGCCCGCCGTCCGCGAGGCACTCAAGCGCACCCTCGCCTTCGAGGGCTACGACACCTCGCTCGCCGAGGACGGCCTGGCCGCGATCGACCAGGTCGCCTCCTACCAGCCCGACGCCATCGTGCTGGACGTGCTCATGCCCCGCATGGACGGCCTCACCACCGCCCGCCGCCTGCGCGCCAGCGGTGTCACCGTCCCCATCCTGATGCTCACCGCCCGCGACACCGTCGGCGACCGCGTCACAGGCCTCGACGCCGGCGCCGACGACTACCTCGTCAAGCCCTTCGAGCTCGACGAACTCCTCGCCCGCCTCCGCGCCCTGCTCCGCCGCTCCTCCTACGCCGCCGTCGCGGGCGGCCCCGAGGCCGACGACAGCGTCCTGGCCTTCGCCGACCTCCGCATGGACACCACCACCCGCGAGGTCACCCGCGGCGGCCAGCCCGTCGAGCTCACCCGCACCGAATACACCCTGCTGGAGATGTTCCTGGCCCACCCCCGCCAGGTCCTCACCCGCGAGCAGATCCTCAAGGCCGTCTGGGGCTTCGACTTCGAGCCCAGCTCCAACTCCCTCGACGTCTACGTCATGTACCTGCGCCGCAAGACCGAGATCGGCGCCCTGCCGCGTCTCGTCCACACCGTCCGCGGTGTCGGCTACGTTCTCCGTTCCACCGAAGGCAAGGGCTAG
- a CDS encoding S1C family serine protease, whose amino-acid sequence MNESTHRSSSAYDPQQPYGSGGYDSSGGTAPDGTYPAPPAYEPAQVAQPVTTPEGLTVWQTAPQAPPVTEEAPAPTSHKARRPIALIAAVALVSALIGGGAAALIGRATTNATAATTTTTTKVINASSSSSGVAAVAKAVSPSIVEISATSSSGEATGSGVIITSDGEIITNNHVISGATSIKVTFSDGKTATATVVGTDKNKDLALIKAENVSGLTTATLGDSSNVAVGDEVVAIGSPEGLTGTVTSGIISALNRDVTVSTEDDSSSSQSQGQGQGQSGSGQWPFSFGGEQYNGSTGSSTTTYKALQTDASLNPGNSGGALINMNGEIIGINSAMYSAASSSSSSSAGSVGLGFAIPINTVKADLATLRKGGSDS is encoded by the coding sequence ATGAACGAGAGCACCCATCGCAGCAGCAGCGCTTACGACCCGCAGCAGCCCTACGGCAGCGGTGGGTACGACAGTTCAGGCGGCACCGCGCCCGACGGCACCTACCCGGCCCCGCCGGCGTACGAGCCCGCGCAGGTCGCCCAGCCCGTCACCACGCCGGAGGGCCTGACGGTCTGGCAGACCGCCCCCCAGGCCCCGCCGGTGACCGAGGAAGCCCCCGCCCCGACCTCGCACAAGGCCCGGCGGCCGATCGCCCTGATCGCGGCCGTGGCCCTGGTCTCCGCCCTGATCGGCGGCGGCGCCGCGGCCCTGATCGGCCGGGCGACCACCAACGCCACCGCGGCCACCACCACGACCACCACGAAGGTGATCAACGCCAGCTCCTCCAGCTCCGGGGTGGCCGCGGTCGCCAAGGCGGTCAGCCCGAGCATCGTGGAGATCAGCGCGACCTCCTCCTCCGGCGAGGCCACCGGCTCCGGCGTGATCATCACCAGCGACGGCGAGATCATCACCAACAACCACGTCATCTCCGGCGCCACCTCGATCAAGGTCACCTTCAGCGACGGCAAGACCGCCACCGCCACGGTCGTCGGCACCGACAAGAACAAGGACCTCGCCCTCATCAAGGCCGAGAACGTCAGCGGCCTCACCACCGCCACCCTCGGCGACTCCTCCAACGTCGCCGTCGGCGACGAGGTCGTCGCCATCGGCTCCCCGGAGGGCCTGACCGGCACCGTCACCAGCGGCATCATCTCCGCGCTCAACCGTGACGTCACCGTCTCCACCGAGGACGACTCCTCCTCCAGCCAGAGCCAGGGGCAGGGTCAGGGCCAGAGCGGCAGCGGCCAGTGGCCGTTCTCCTTCGGCGGTGAGCAGTACAACGGCAGCACCGGCTCCAGCACCACCACGTACAAGGCGCTCCAGACCGACGCCTCGCTCAACCCCGGCAACTCCGGCGGCGCGCTGATCAACATGAACGGCGAGATCATCGGCATCAACTCCGCGATGTACTCGGCCGCTTCCTCCTCCTCGTCCTCCAGCGCCGGCAGCGTCGGCCTCGGCTTCGCCATCCCGATCAACACCGTCAAGGCCGACCTCGCCACCCTCCGCAAGGGCGGAAGCGACTCCTGA